Below is a window of Streptomyces qaidamensis DNA.
CAGCAGCGAGCGGGACAGCAGGGGCAAGATGACCGAGAAGTAGGGGTTCTCCGTCGTCGCCGCGATGAGCGTCACCCAGCGGTTCTCGACGGCCGGGAGCAGGGAGTCCTGCTGGGCCTTGCTGAAGCGGTGGATCTCGTCGAGGAAGAGGACGGTCTCCTTGCCGTACCCGCCGGAGGCGCGGCGGGCGCCGTCGATGACCGCGCGGACCTCCTTGACACCCGCGGTGATCGCGGACAGCTCCACGAAGCGGGCGTCGGTCGCCTTGGACACGACGTAGGCCAGGGTGGTCTTGCCGGTGCCGGGCGGGCCCCAGAGGAGGACCGAGGAGGGGCCGGCCGGGCCGGAGGCCTCCCCGACCAGTCTGCGCAGGGGCGAGCCCGGCTTCAGCAGATGCTGCTGGCCCACGACCTCGTCGAGGGTGCGCGGGCGCATCCGCACCGCCAGGGGGCTGCTGGACAGCTCCTTCTCCTGGCGTTCTTCGGCTGCGGCGGTGAACAGGTCGGGCTCCACGTCAGAAACCCTAAATCACGGCACTGACAATCCGGCCGGGCCCCGCAACCGGGGGCTCAGCTGAGCCAGAAGTCCCACCAGCGGGTCAGGATCAGCATGCCGATGATGCCGATGTGCAGCACGGGCATGACCCACGTGAACTCGTCGAAGAAGTTCTTGAGCCAGCTCGGGGCGGGCAGGAAGCCCTTGCGGATGTTGAACGACGTCACGTACCAGAACATCAGGATCGTGGCGACCCAGGCCAGGCTGCACCACAGGCAGAGCGCGTTGATCCGGTACAGGGACTGGAACATCAGCCAGGCGCAGAAGCTCACGCCGAAGAGGCAGCCGGCGTTGAAGGTGAGCCAGTACCAGCGCGGGAAGCGGGCGCGGGCGAGCAGGCTCATGCCGACGCCGATGACGATGGCGTAGGCGACGAGGCCGAGCATCGGGTTCGGGAAGCCGAAGACCGCGGCCTGCTTGCTCTCCATGACGCTGCCGCAGGAGACAACGGGGTTGAGACTGCAGCCGGGCGTGAACGTCGTGCCCGCGACCTTGGCTTCGAGGACCTTGAACTTGTCGATCGTGATGACCCACGCGGCGAGCAGTCCGGCCGCGCCGGTGATCACCAGCAGCAGGGCCAGGGCCCGGCTGCCGCCCTCCGCGCGGGGCGCGATCTCGGCGCGCTCCGGCTCGGACTCCGTGGAGGCGTCCCTGACTGTCGTCTTGCTCATCACGCCGATTCCGTCACTTGAGACCTGAACATCTTCGGGCAGGGCCATTGTGCCGCACCGGTGCCCGTGTCCACCGTTCAGTGGACATAAGGATGGCCGCCCGGTCGTCCCTGAGGGTTGCGTTCCGGCCGACGCTCGTCGCATGACAGCACAGGGGTACGAACTCGCCGTGCACGTACGGGGACTGCGCAAGCGCTACGGGGGCGTGACGGCCGTGGACGGCATCGATCTCGGCATCCGCCGGGGCGAGGTGTTCGGCCTGCTCGGACCCAACGGCGCGGGCAAGAGCACCACGGTGGAGATCCTCCAGGGCAACCGGGACCGGGACGCCGGCGAGGTGTCCGTCCTCGGGTCGGACCCGGCGACCGGCACGCGCGCGTGGCGGTCGCGGGTCGGGATCGTCTGGCAGGACGAATCGGCGCCCGCCGAGTTGACGGTCCGGGAGACCGTGCGGCACTTCGCCCGCTACTACCCCCGGCCGCGGGACCCGGAGGAGGTCATCGCCCTGACCGGTCTGGAGGCGAAGGCGGACAGCCGGATCAAGGCGCTGTCGGGCGGCCAGCGCAGGCGTCTGGACGTGGCGCTCGGCGTCATCGGAGGTCCCGACCTGCTGCTCCTGGACGAGCCGACCACCGGGTTCGACCCGGCGGCCCGACGACAATTCTGGTCGCTGATCCGCGCCCTGGCCGACGACGGCACGACCATCGTGCTGACCACGCACTACCTGGAGGAGGCGGAGGCCCTGGTGCACCGGCTGGCCGTCGTCGCCCGGGGCCGGATCGTCGCCGAGGGCGAGCCCGGAGCGCTGCGGGAGCGGTACGGCACCGAGGCCACCGTCGCTTGGACCGAGCCGGACGGCACCCCGCGCGCGGAGCGCACCGGCACACCGACGCGGACCGTCGCGGGGCTCATGCGACGCCTCGGCGGCGAGATCCCCGGGCTGACGGTGACCCGGCCCACGCTGGAGGACGTCTACCTCCGGCTGACCGGACAGGCCGAGGAGGAGGAGCGATGAGCACGACCGTCGTTCGGGAGCGCGGCGCGGTGGGTGCCGGACGGCTGCCCGGTGCGTGGGGGCTCGGGCTGCGGCGGGGCGGCCTGGAGATCAGGCAGTTCTTCCGGCAGCGCGATCAGGTGGTGTTCACGTTCGCCTTCCCCGTCGTCCTGTTGTTCCTGTTCGCGTCGATCTTCCGGGACGACGTGGAGGGCGCGGGCATCACCGCCTCGCAGCTGTACGTGCCGGCGATGATGGCCGCCGGGATCATGTCGACGAGCTTCCAGGCGCTCGGCATCTCGATCGCGATCGAGCGGCAGGACAAGGTGCTGCGCCGGCTGCGGGGCACGCCGATGCCGCCGACGGCGTACTTCCTCGGGAAGATCTGGCTGGTTCTCTTCACCGGTGTCCTGGAGACGGCGATCCTCCTCCTCGTCGGCACGACCTGTTACGGCGTGGACCTGCCCTCGGACGCGGGCCGCTGGTTCGACCTCATGTGGATCTTCGTCCTGGGCATCACGGCCTGTGCCCTGCTCGGCATCGCGATCAGCTCGGTCCCGGACTCCGCGAACAGCGCCGGCTCGGTGGTCGTCCTGCCCTTCCTGGTGCTGCAGTTCGTCTCCGGGGTGTACATCGCCATCGGCACCATCCCGGACTGGATGCTGACCGTGGGGGCGCTGTTCCCGCTGAAGTGGATGTGCCAGGGGCTGCGCGGGGTGTTCCTGCCGGAGTCGGCGCAGGTGCTGGAGCAGGCGGGGAGCTGGGAGTCGGGGCGCGTGGCCCTGGTGCTGGCCGCGTGGTGCGTCGGAGGATTGGCGCTGTGTCTGCTGACGTTCCGCTGGAAGGACCGGCGCACGGGATGAGCGATGCCGCGAGTGCCTATCACTGGGAGCGCTCGTTCCGGCTCTGGGACAGGTACTTCGCGCTGATCTGGGTGGCGACGGTGGCTTACGTGCTGGCCACGGAGCAGCCGGGGTGGCCGCTGCGCGCGGTCGCGGCGGCGCTGCTCGTCCCGCTCGTCCCGCTGTACGTGGTGGCCGGGCGGCGTCTGATCCGGGGCGATCCGCCCGACCAGCGGCAGGCGATCGGCTATCTTGCGGCGGCTCTGGCGCTGTTCCTGCCCTCGGCGGTGCTCGCCGGTGAGACGCGGGTGCTGACGTTCGCGCTGATCCCGCAGTGCTTCATGACGCTGCGGATGCGGTCGGCGCTGGTGGCGGTGGCCGTGATGAACCTCGTGCCGGTGGCGGGCTGGGCGCTGCTGTGGTGGCCCGGTGTCCGGGAGGTGGCGTTCGACGTGCTGTTCTCGGTGGTCACCCTGGCGTTCTCGGTGGCCGTCGGCAGCTGGATCATCCGGATCATCGAGCAGAGTCAGGAGCGGGCGGAGTTGATCGCGGAGCTGGACGCGAGCCGGCATGAGGTGGGCCGGCTGTCCGAGGCCCATGGGGCGCTGGCCGAGCGGGAGCGGCTGGCCCGGGAGATCCACGACACGCTGGCGCAGGGGTTCACCAGTGTGGTGATGCTGATCCAGGCGGTCGAGGCGGAGCTGGAGCACGACGTGCCCGAGGCACGGCGCCATCTGCGGCTGATGGACGAGACGGCCCGGCAGAACCTCGCCGAGGCCCGGGCCCTGGTCGCCGGGGGTGCGCCCGCCGACCTGGACGGCGCGTCCCTGCCGGACGCGCTGGGGCGGCTCGCCGCGCGCCATGACGCGGCGCTGGAGGTGACCGGCCCGGTGCGCACGCTGCCCGCGGGCCCGGAGGTGGTCGCGCTGCGGGCCTGCCAGGAGGCGCTGGCCAACGCCCGTAAGCACGCCGGGAGTTCGGCGGCGGTCGGCGTGTCACTGGCGTACGCCGACGACGCGCTGACGGTGTCGGTACGGGACGACGGCCGCGGCTTCGATCCCCTCGCCGCCTGCGGCGGGTACGGTCTCGCGGGACTGCGGGCCCGGGCCGCCGAAGTGGGCGGCACCACCGAGGTGCGCAGCGCCCCGGGCGACGGCACGGTCGTGACCGTCAGGCTGCCGGTCCTGTGGAGGCGGACATCGTGATCCGGATCATCCTGGCCGACGACCATCCCGTCGTACGGGAGGGGCTGCGGGCGATGCTCAGTGCGGAGTCCGACCTGGAGGTCGTCGCCGACGCCTCCAGCGGGCCGCAGGCGGAGGCGCTGGCGGCGCGGTTGCGGCCCGACATCGTGCTGATGGATCTGCGGATGCCGGACGGCGGCGGCGTGGACGCCATCGAGCGGATGGCGCGGGCCGGGCTGGAGTGCCGGGTGGTCGTGCTGACGACCTACGAGACGGACCGGGACATTCTGCGGGCCGTGGAGGCCGGGGCCGCGGGTTACCTCCTGAAGGACCTGCCGCGGGCGGAGCTGGCGGAGGCCGTGCGGGCCGCCGCACGCGGCGAGACGGTGCTGGCCCCGTCCGTGGCGGCCCGGCTGGTCGACCGGCTGCGGACGAAGCCGGAGCGGCCACGCCTGTCGGAACGCGAGACGGCCGTGCTGCGGCTGGTCGCCGAGGGGTGCACGAACGCGGAGATCGGGCGGCAGTTGTTCATCGGGGAGTCGACCGTGAAGACGTATCTGCTGCGCGTCTTCGGCAAGTTGGGGGTGACCGACCGGACGGCGGCCGTGACGAACGCGATGCGGTTCGGGCACCTGGAGGAGTGAGGAAGGCGCCGTGCCCCGGCGCCTTCCCCGGGTGTCTCAGCCGAGCCGTGCTTCCAGCTCCGCCACGATCTCGTTCACGCCGACCGCCGTCTGCTCGCCCGACTCCATGTCCTTGAGCTGGACGACGCCCTCGGCGAGGTCGCGTTCGCCGGCGACGACCGTGTAGCGGGCACCGCTGCGGTTGGCGTTCTTCATCGCGCCCTTGAGGCCCTTGCCACCGTAGGAGAAGTCGGCCGCGATGCCGTTCTTGCGCAGTTCGGTGACCTTGGCGAACAGGACGCGGCGGGCCTCCTCGCCGAGCGGGACGGCGAACACGCTGGTGGTGGCGGGCAGTTCGAGCTCGACGCCCTCCGCCTCCAGGGCGAGGACCGTGCGGTCGACACCGAGGGCCCAGCCGACGGACGGCAGCGCGGGGCCGCCGATCATCTCGGAGAGGCCGTCGTAGCGGCCGCCGCCGCCCACCGCGGACTGCGAGCCGAGGCCGTCGTGGACGAACTCGAAGGTCGTGCGGGTGTAGTAGTCCAGGCCGCGGACCAGCTTCGGGTCGTCCTCGAAGGTGACGCCCGCCGCCGTGATGAGCTCGCGGACCTCCTCGTGGTACGCCTTGCACGCGTCGCACAGGTAGTCACGCAGCAGCGGCGCGTCCCCGAGCTGCTTCTGGACCGACTCGCGCTTGTCGTCCAGGACGCGCAGCGGGTTGATCTCGGCGCGGCGCAGGGTGTCCTCGTCCAGGTCGAGGCCACGCAGGAACTCCTGCAGCGCCGACCGGTAGACGGGGCGGCACTCCTGGTCGCCGAGGCTGTTGAGCAGGATCCGGAAGTTGCTCAGGCCCAGCGAGCGGTACGCCTGGTCGGCCAGGATGAGCAGCTCGGCGTCGAGCGCCGGGTCCTCCGCGCCGATCGCCTCGGCACCGACCTGGGAGAAGTGGCGGTAGCGGCCCTTCTGGGGGCGCTCGTAGCGGTAGTACGAGCCGGAGTACCAGAGCTTGACCGGGAGGTTGCCGGCCTTGTGCAGGTTGGCCTCCAGCGCGGCGCGCAGGACGGAGGCCGTGCCCTCGGGACGCAGCGCGAGCTTGTCGCCGCCCTTGGTCTCGAAGGCGTACATCTCCTTGGTCACGATGTCGGTGGACTCACCGACCCCGCGCGCGAAGAGTTCGACGTTCTCGAAGCCGGGTGTCTCGATGTAGCCGTAGCCGGAGTTGCGCAGCGGAGCGGCGATCGCCTCACGGACGGCGAGGTACTTGGCGCTGTCCGGCGGAATCAGGTCGTACGTGCCCTTGGGGGCCTTGAAGGTGCTCACGGAAGGTCTCGTCACATTCCTCGTCGGGGAGCCCGAGCGGGTCCCTGGCCGGCGGCCACCTGCCGCAGATACGGGTTGGTGGAGCGCTCCTGGCCGATGGTCGTCTGGGGGCCGTGGCCGGACAGCACCACGGTCGAGTCGTCGAGCGGCAGGCACACGCGGGCCAGCGAGTCGAGCATCTCGGCCATGTCACCGCCGGGCAGGTCGGTGCGTCCGATGGAGCCGGCGAACAGCAGGTCGCCCGAGAAGAGGATCGGCGGGATGTCCGCCGCCTCGGGCATGCCGAAGGTCACCGACCCCTTGGTATGGCCGGGTGCGTGCGCGACGGACAGCTCCAGGCCCGCCAGCTCCAGCTTCGCCCCGTCGGCCAGCTCCTTGACGTCATCGGGCTCCCCCACGGTCAGCTCGCCCAGCAGCGGCATCCCGATGGACCGGCCGATCCCCTTCTCGGGGTCGTTCATCATGTACCGGTCGTCGGGGTGGATCCAGGCCGGCACGTCGTGCGCGCCGCACACCGGGACGACCGAGGCCACGTGGTCGATGTGGCCGTGGGTGAGGACGACGGCGACGGGCTTGAGCCGATGCTTCCTGACCGCTTCCGCGACGCCGTCGGCGGCCTGATGGCCGGGGTCGATGATCACGCACTCCTCACCGGCGGCGGGGGCGACGAGGTAGCAGTTCGTCCCCCAGGCCCCGGCGGGGAACCCGGCAATGAGCACGATCGTCCTTCGTTGTGTCGATACGGGCGGCTACGGCTGCTCACAGAGCCTACCGGCGCTGCCGATTCCTCAGCGAACCCATATACGGTACGGGGCACACGCAGGCGGTCGGCACACAGGACGCACGCGTACCGGTCGACGTTCGAGACCCATGAGGAGAGAACCCGGTGGTCACCCAGGAACAGCGGCGGCGTCAGCTCGCCCGGGAGAAGTTCTTGCGGCAGCAGCAGCGACGCACTGACGCGCGACGCAAGGCCCGTATCCGCAACTCCGTGATCGCCTCGACTCTCGGCGTGATCGTGGTGCTCTCGGTGACGGTCTTCCTGACCAAGCCGTTCGAGGACGACGGCAAGACGGACAACGCGAACGCGGAGGTCACCCCGAGCGCCACACCGAGCAAGGCCCCGGACCCGTGCGAGAAGCCGGCTCCGGGCAAGGTCAAGTCGGAGACCTGGAAGAAGGAACCGGCGATGACCATCGACGAGTCGGCGAAGTACACGATGAAGCTGGACACCACCTGCGGTGAGATAGACGTCGATTTGAAGGCGTCGGCGGCGCCGCACACCGTCAACTCGTTCAACTTCCTTCTCGGCAAGGGCTACCTGGACCACAGCAAGTGCCACCGGCTCACCGACCAGGGCATCTACGTCCTGCAGTGCGGCGACCCGAAGGGCACCGGCATGGGCGGACCGGGCTACACCATCCCCGACGAGAACCTTAAGGACAAGAGCCTCAAGGGCGGGATGTACCCGGCGGGCACGGTCGCGATGGCGAACCAGTACAACGGGCAGACGAAGCAGGGCCGCGACAGCGGCGGAAGCCAGTTCTTCCTCGTCTACCAGGACAGTCAGCTGCCGCCCGACTACACACCGTTCGGTACGGTGTCCGAGGCGGGCATGAAGGTCCTGAAGAAAATCGCCGCCGCCGGAGCGCAGGCCCCTGACCCGCAGACGGGCAATACGGCGCCCAACGCGACGGTCGTGATCAACAAGGCCACGATCACGAAATCCTGACCCCTCAACTGCGAAATTTCGGTCGCGCGGGATGCGGACAGGCCCCCCGCCGGTCGCCTATGTTGGCCGTGACGAAACTGTGGACGATGCCCGGGGGAGCTTCAGGCCCCTCGCAGGCATCATGTGGAGGAGGCGCTGTGAGCAGCGACCCGTGGGGCCGCGTCGACGAGACGGGGACCGTGTACGTGCGTACCGCCGACGGCGAGCAGGTCGTCGGTTCCTGGCAGGCAGGCTCCCCTGAGGAGGCGCTGGCCTACTTCGAGCGCAAGTACGAGGGCCTGGTTGTCGAGATCGGCCTCCTCGAGAAGCGAGTGAAGACCACCGACCTGTCGGCGAAGGACGCCCAGGCCGCCATCGACCACATCCGGGAGCAGGTCGACGCGCACCACGTGGTGGGCGACCTGGACGCCCTGCGGGTCCGGCTGGACAAGCTCGTGGAGTTGGTGGAGGCGCGCCGCGAGGAGCGCAAGGCGCAGCGCGCGAAGCAGTCCGACGAGGCGCGCAGGTCGAAGGAGGCTCTGGTCGCCGAGGCGGAGGAGCTGTCGCAGTCCGACCAGTGGCGGGTGGCCGGTGAGCGGCTGCGGGCCCTGGTGGACACCTGGAAGGGTCTGCCGCGGCTGGACCGCAAGTCCGACGACGAGCTGTGGCACCGGTTCTCGCACGCCCGGTCGGCGTTCTCCAAGCGGCGCAAGCAGCACTTCGCGCAGCTGGACGCGCAGCGCGAGGAGGCCCGCAAGACCAAGGAGCGGCTGGTCGCCGAGGCCGAGGCGCTGTCGAACTCGACGGACTGGGGCGTGACGGCCGCGCGCTACCGCGAGCTGATGTCCGAGTGGAAGGCGGCGGGCCGTGCCCAGCGCGAGCACGAGGACGACCTGTGGAACCGCTTCCGCGGCGCCCAGGACGTGTTCTTCGCGGCCCGCAGCTCGGTCTTCGCCGAGCGGGACGCCGAGCAGACGGAGAACCTCAAGCTCAAGGAGGAGCTGGCCGAGGAGGCCGAGAAGCTCCTGCCGATCACGGACCTCAAGGCGGCCCGGGCCGCCTTCCGGAACGTGAACGAGCGCTGGGAGGCCATCGGCCACGTACCGCGCGACGCCCGGCCGAAGGTCGAGGGCCGGATGCACGCGGTCGAGCGGGCCATCCAGGAGGCCGAGGAGGCCGAGTGGCGCCGGACGAACCCGGAGGCACGCGCGCGTGCCGAGGGTCTGACCGGCCAGCTCCAGGCCGCCGTGGACAAGCTGCGGGGCCAGATCGAGCAGGCCCGCGCGCAGGGCAACAACGCCAAGGCCGACAAGCTCCAGCGTGAGCTCGACGGCCGGCAGGCGCTGCTGGACCAGGCGCTGAAGGGCCTGCACGAGTTCGGCGGCTGAGCAGGCGACGGCTGAGCAGGCGATCGGAAGGGGCTCCCGTACACGGTGTACGGGAGCCCCTTTCGTGTGGTCGTGTGCGACTTTCGTGTGGTCGTGCGCGACGGGAGGTTACGACCTGCTGCGCGCCGACGTCACCCGGTACACGTCGTAGACGCCCTCCACGCCACGGACCGCCTTCAGCACGTGCCCGAGGTGCTTCGGGTCGCCCATCTCGAAGGTGAAGCGGGAGGTGGCGACGCGGTCGCGGGAGGTCTGGACGGCCGCGGAGAGGATGTTGACGTGCTGGTCGGACAGCACGCGGGTGACGTCCGAGAGGAGCCGGGAGCGGTCCAGGGCCTCGACCTGGATGGCGACCAGGAAGACCGAGGACTGGGTGGGCGCCCACTCGACGTCGAGGATGCGCTCCGGCTCACGGGACAGCGAGTCCACGTTCACGCAGTCGCTGCGGTGAACCGATACGCCACTGCCGCGGGTGACGAAACCGATGATGGGGTCGCCCGGGACGGGTGTGCAGCAGCGGGCCAGCTTGACCCACACGTCGTCGACACCCTTGACGACGACGCCCGGGTCCGCGCTGGTACGGCGCTTGCGGCTGCGGGCCGGCGGGACCGACTCGTCGATCTCCTCGGTGGCGGCCTCCTCGCCGCCGAGGGCCTGGACCAGCTTCTGCACGATGTTCTGTGCGGAGACGTGGCCCTCGCCGATCGCCGCGTACAGCGCGGAGATGTCGGCGTAGCGCATCTCGTGCGCCAGGGTCACCAGGGAGTCGCCGGTCAGGATGCGCTGGATCGGCAGGTTCTGCTTGCGCATCGCGCGGACGATGGCGTCCTTGCCCTGCTCGATCGCCTCGTCGCGGCGTTCCTTGGAGAACCAGGCGCGGATCTTGTTACGGGCGCGCGGTGACTTGACGAAGCCGAGCCAGTCCCGGGAGGGGCCGGCGCCGGCCGCCTTGGAGGTGAAGACCTCCACCAGGTCGCCGTTGTCGAGGGTGGACTCCAGCGGGACCAGCCGGCCGTTGACGCGGGCGCCAATGGTGCGGTGGCCGACCTCGGTGTGCACCGCGTACGCGAAGTCCACCGGGGTGGCACCGGCCGGGAGCGCTATGACGTCGCCCTTGGGGGTGAAGACGAAGACCTCGTTGCGGGACAGGTCGAAGCGCAGGGACTCCAGGAACTCGCCCGGGTCCTCCGTCTCCTTCTGCCAGTCCAGCAGCTGCCGCAGCCAGGCCATGTCGTTGAGGTGGTCGTCCTTGCCCTTGCCGGACGACTTGGGGGCGTCGGAGCGCACCTTGGAGGTGCCCGCGACGGCCTCCTGCTTGTACTTCCAGTGCGCGGCGATGCCGTACTCGGCGCGGCGGTGCATGTCGAACGTGCGGATCTGCAGCTCGACCGGCTTGCCGCCGGGGCCGATGACCGTCGTGTGCAGCGACTGGTACATGTTGAACTTGGGCATCGCGATGTAGTCCTTGAACCGGCCGGGGACCGGGTTCCATCGCGCGTGCACCGTGCCGAGGGCCGCGTAGCAGTCGCGGACGGTGTCCACGAGGACACGGATGCCCACCAGGTCGTAGATCTCCGCGAAGTCCCGGCCGCGGACGATCATCTTCTGGTAGACGCTGTAGTAGTGCTTCGGGCGGCCGGTGACGGTCGCCTTGATGCGGGCCGCGCGCAGGTCCTGCTGGACCTCGTCGGTGACGATGGCCAGGTACTCGTCACGCTTCGGTGCCCGCTCGGCCACCAGCCGTACGATCTCGTCGTACATCTTGGGGTAGAGGATCGCGAAGGCGAGGTCCTCCAGCTCCCACTTGATGGTGTTCATGCCCAGGCGGTGGGCGAGCGGCGCGTAGATCTCCAGGGTCTCGCGCGCCTTCTTCTCCTGCTTCTCGCGCTTGAGGTAGCGCATGGTGCGCATGTTGTGCAGGCGGTCGGCGAGCTTGATGACCAGGACGCGCGGGTCCTTGGCCATGGCGACGACCATCTTGCGCACCGTCTCGGCCTGCGCGGCCTCGCCGAACTTGACCTTGTCCAGCTTGGTGACGCCGTCGACGAGCAGGGTGACGACGTCGCCGAAATCGCGGCGCAGGTCGTCCAGGCCGTACTCGGTGTCCTCGACCGTGTCGTGCAGCAGCCCTGCCATCAGCGTGGCCGGATCCATGCCCAGCTCGGCGAGGATGGTGGTGACGGCGAGGGGGTGCGTGATGTACGGGTCGCCGCTCTTGCGCTTCTGGCCGCGGTGCCAGCGCTCGGCGACCTGGTAGGCGCGCTCGATCTGGCGGAGTGTGGCCGTCTCGATCTTCGGGTCGTTGCTGCGCACTATCCGCAGCAGCGGCTCCAGCACCGGGTTGTACGGGTTCGCGCGCTGCACCCCGAGCCGGGCCAGCCGGGCGCGGACACGGTTGGAGGAGCCGGAGCGGGCCGGCTGTCCGGCTGCCTGACGGACCGCGGGCGGCGGGGTGGGCTTGGGCCGCGACTGCTCGTCGGGCTTGTCGACCGGCGCCGCCTGGGCGTGCTCGACCGGCCCGCGGGTGTCGTTCTTCGCGTGGGGCGCGTTCGGCGCGGGCTTCGCCGCGGCTGCCGAGGCGGACTCGGGCTTGGCGGCGGTCAGGTGCTGGGCCTCGTCTGGCAAGAGGGCTCCTCGTGCGCGATCCGGTTCCCCCGGTCAGGCTCCGGACCCCCATGGTAGCGATCCCGAGCCCCGGGATCGCCTTCAGGCCAATGTGAGGACCGTCTACCCGGGAAACGCATGAGGCGGGCACCGGATCGTCCGGTGCCCGCCTGCGCGGTGTCGTGCCGGTGTCCACCAGCCCGCCGCGCGGTTGCTAGACCGTGAGCAGGGCCTCCAGCGGAGCGCCGTTCAGGGCCGGCTCCAGGCGGGCGCGGCCGCTCAGGAAGCCGAGTTCCATGAGGACGGCGAGACCCGCGACCTCGGCGCCGGC
It encodes the following:
- a CDS encoding ABC transporter permease, with protein sequence MSTTVVRERGAVGAGRLPGAWGLGLRRGGLEIRQFFRQRDQVVFTFAFPVVLLFLFASIFRDDVEGAGITASQLYVPAMMAAGIMSTSFQALGISIAIERQDKVLRRLRGTPMPPTAYFLGKIWLVLFTGVLETAILLLVGTTCYGVDLPSDAGRWFDLMWIFVLGITACALLGIAISSVPDSANSAGSVVVLPFLVLQFVSGVYIAIGTIPDWMLTVGALFPLKWMCQGLRGVFLPESAQVLEQAGSWESGRVALVLAAWCVGGLALCLLTFRWKDRRTG
- a CDS encoding response regulator, translating into MIRIILADDHPVVREGLRAMLSAESDLEVVADASSGPQAEALAARLRPDIVLMDLRMPDGGGVDAIERMARAGLECRVVVLTTYETDRDILRAVEAGAAGYLLKDLPRAELAEAVRAAARGETVLAPSVAARLVDRLRTKPERPRLSERETAVLRLVAEGCTNAEIGRQLFIGESTVKTYLLRVFGKLGVTDRTAAVTNAMRFGHLEE
- a CDS encoding peptidylprolyl isomerase, yielding MVTQEQRRRQLAREKFLRQQQRRTDARRKARIRNSVIASTLGVIVVLSVTVFLTKPFEDDGKTDNANAEVTPSATPSKAPDPCEKPAPGKVKSETWKKEPAMTIDESAKYTMKLDTTCGEIDVDLKASAAPHTVNSFNFLLGKGYLDHSKCHRLTDQGIYVLQCGDPKGTGMGGPGYTIPDENLKDKSLKGGMYPAGTVAMANQYNGQTKQGRDSGGSQFFLVYQDSQLPPDYTPFGTVSEAGMKVLKKIAAAGAQAPDPQTGNTAPNATVVINKATITKS
- a CDS encoding MBL fold metallo-hydrolase, which encodes MLIAGFPAGAWGTNCYLVAPAAGEECVIIDPGHQAADGVAEAVRKHRLKPVAVVLTHGHIDHVASVVPVCGAHDVPAWIHPDDRYMMNDPEKGIGRSIGMPLLGELTVGEPDDVKELADGAKLELAGLELSVAHAPGHTKGSVTFGMPEAADIPPILFSGDLLFAGSIGRTDLPGGDMAEMLDSLARVCLPLDDSTVVLSGHGPQTTIGQERSTNPYLRQVAAGQGPARAPRRGM
- a CDS encoding sensor histidine kinase, with the protein product MSDAASAYHWERSFRLWDRYFALIWVATVAYVLATEQPGWPLRAVAAALLVPLVPLYVVAGRRLIRGDPPDQRQAIGYLAAALALFLPSAVLAGETRVLTFALIPQCFMTLRMRSALVAVAVMNLVPVAGWALLWWPGVREVAFDVLFSVVTLAFSVAVGSWIIRIIEQSQERAELIAELDASRHEVGRLSEAHGALAERERLAREIHDTLAQGFTSVVMLIQAVEAELEHDVPEARRHLRLMDETARQNLAEARALVAGGAPADLDGASLPDALGRLAARHDAALEVTGPVRTLPAGPEVVALRACQEALANARKHAGSSAAVGVSLAYADDALTVSVRDDGRGFDPLAACGGYGLAGLRARAAEVGGTTEVRSAPGDGTVVTVRLPVLWRRTS
- a CDS encoding ABC transporter ATP-binding protein, with translation MTAQGYELAVHVRGLRKRYGGVTAVDGIDLGIRRGEVFGLLGPNGAGKSTTVEILQGNRDRDAGEVSVLGSDPATGTRAWRSRVGIVWQDESAPAELTVRETVRHFARYYPRPRDPEEVIALTGLEAKADSRIKALSGGQRRRLDVALGVIGGPDLLLLDEPTTGFDPAARRQFWSLIRALADDGTTIVLTTHYLEEAEALVHRLAVVARGRIVAEGEPGALRERYGTEATVAWTEPDGTPRAERTGTPTRTVAGLMRRLGGEIPGLTVTRPTLEDVYLRLTGQAEEEER
- the hisS gene encoding histidine--tRNA ligase, with translation MSTFKAPKGTYDLIPPDSAKYLAVREAIAAPLRNSGYGYIETPGFENVELFARGVGESTDIVTKEMYAFETKGGDKLALRPEGTASVLRAALEANLHKAGNLPVKLWYSGSYYRYERPQKGRYRHFSQVGAEAIGAEDPALDAELLILADQAYRSLGLSNFRILLNSLGDQECRPVYRSALQEFLRGLDLDEDTLRRAEINPLRVLDDKRESVQKQLGDAPLLRDYLCDACKAYHEEVRELITAAGVTFEDDPKLVRGLDYYTRTTFEFVHDGLGSQSAVGGGGRYDGLSEMIGGPALPSVGWALGVDRTVLALEAEGVELELPATTSVFAVPLGEEARRVLFAKVTELRKNGIAADFSYGGKGLKGAMKNANRSGARYTVVAGERDLAEGVVQLKDMESGEQTAVGVNEIVAELEARLG
- a CDS encoding vitamin K epoxide reductase family protein, encoding MSKTTVRDASTESEPERAEIAPRAEGGSRALALLLVITGAAGLLAAWVITIDKFKVLEAKVAGTTFTPGCSLNPVVSCGSVMESKQAAVFGFPNPMLGLVAYAIVIGVGMSLLARARFPRWYWLTFNAGCLFGVSFCAWLMFQSLYRINALCLWCSLAWVATILMFWYVTSFNIRKGFLPAPSWLKNFFDEFTWVMPVLHIGIIGMLILTRWWDFWLS
- a CDS encoding DUF349 domain-containing protein, with amino-acid sequence MSSDPWGRVDETGTVYVRTADGEQVVGSWQAGSPEEALAYFERKYEGLVVEIGLLEKRVKTTDLSAKDAQAAIDHIREQVDAHHVVGDLDALRVRLDKLVELVEARREERKAQRAKQSDEARRSKEALVAEAEELSQSDQWRVAGERLRALVDTWKGLPRLDRKSDDELWHRFSHARSAFSKRRKQHFAQLDAQREEARKTKERLVAEAEALSNSTDWGVTAARYRELMSEWKAAGRAQREHEDDLWNRFRGAQDVFFAARSSVFAERDAEQTENLKLKEELAEEAEKLLPITDLKAARAAFRNVNERWEAIGHVPRDARPKVEGRMHAVERAIQEAEEAEWRRTNPEARARAEGLTGQLQAAVDKLRGQIEQARAQGNNAKADKLQRELDGRQALLDQALKGLHEFGG